One genomic region from Ornithinicoccus hortensis encodes:
- the pcm gene encoding protein-L-isoaspartate O-methyltransferase, producing the protein MPTLSHRDRVTRAMEQTPRADFLPRAVRHAAARNTALQIGFGSTCSQPSTVATMLELLEVRPGDRVLDVGAGSGWTTALLARLAGPDGSVRGTERVTALAELAAARLVDAGLGTARIDPAEPGVLGAPDGAPYDRILVSAMAQTLPQALVDQLADGGRMVLPLAGRVVRVDRHGEATRVTRSPGWYRFVPLVEP; encoded by the coding sequence ATGCCGACACTCAGCCACCGCGACCGGGTCACCCGGGCGATGGAGCAGACCCCGCGGGCGGACTTCCTGCCGCGCGCGGTGCGGCACGCCGCGGCCCGGAACACCGCCCTGCAGATCGGCTTCGGGTCGACCTGCTCCCAACCGAGCACCGTGGCCACGATGCTGGAGCTGCTCGAGGTCCGGCCCGGGGACCGGGTGCTCGACGTGGGCGCCGGCTCCGGGTGGACCACCGCGCTGCTGGCCCGGCTGGCCGGACCGGACGGGTCGGTCCGCGGCACGGAGCGGGTGACCGCGCTGGCCGAGCTGGCCGCGGCCCGGCTGGTCGACGCGGGCCTGGGCACCGCCCGCATCGACCCGGCGGAACCCGGGGTGCTGGGCGCACCGGACGGCGCGCCCTACGACCGGATCCTGGTGTCGGCGATGGCACAGACCCTGCCGCAGGCGCTGGTCGACCAGCTCGCCGACGGGGGCCGGATGGTGCTGCCGCTGGCCGGCCGGGTCGTCCGGGTGGACCGGCACGGGGAGGCGACCCGGGTCACCAGGTCACCGGGGTGGTACCGGTTCGTGCCGCTGGTCGAGCCGTGA
- a CDS encoding GNAT family N-acetyltransferase codes for MSEVTVTHDPAESRYEASLGGEVAGILAYVTSGTTINLTHTEVDPSFEGKGVGGALVRGTLEQLREDNLRIIPTCPFVQAYLERHPEYQDLVDPDHT; via the coding sequence ATGAGTGAGGTCACCGTTACGCACGACCCGGCCGAGTCCCGCTACGAGGCGTCCCTGGGCGGCGAGGTCGCCGGGATCCTGGCCTATGTCACCTCGGGCACCACGATCAACCTGACGCACACCGAGGTCGACCCCTCGTTCGAGGGCAAGGGCGTCGGCGGGGCACTGGTCCGCGGCACCCTGGAGCAGCTGCGGGAGGACAACCTGCGGATCATCCCGACCTGTCCGTTCGTGCAGGCCTACCTGGAGCGGCACCCGGAGTACCAGGACCTGGTCGACCCCGACCACACCTGA